The following proteins come from a genomic window of Abditibacteriaceae bacterium:
- a CDS encoding O-antigen ligase family protein: protein MNREPHKSYTYSKKRIASHGRAARAIPVIDTASARKTKALSRRIPEWMDSFGWRETIFICFLFAGHFKADERLEWLPVDLTLLTFGLSIIAIFSNLLFRPQISRSVGWIVLLYASFLPSLLMSGWSEYTTEKTLRFYTLTLLASLAPFFLIQDSKQLRRFFAANMLIATVMALQAGVNLVRGAGQIQRLEAFGSNTIALGRTVGMLFICLILLTVNKRIPTLPGIVAAIISAVILMASGSRGPMLSAILALIFTFTLLGFSNRKNHFLLLFMGLALVVVLQFGASWLPTGSIQRVVNFTSGQYGTSENLRYDAYAASWESIRLHPAGLGLGGFEQVDSAVGQELNYPHNILAEAFVEGGLGAGMILCGLLILGFLRCYRACRAFPQKTEFRLLFALASFGLMTSMTSGDFNDNKYTFALLSMLFVSSHLTLQGSTARERSQRAKQNGRTVGSK from the coding sequence ATGAATCGTGAACCACATAAATCGTACACCTATTCCAAAAAGCGTATTGCTTCGCATGGCAGAGCTGCGCGCGCGATACCTGTTATCGATACCGCCAGCGCAAGAAAAACCAAAGCACTGTCAAGAAGGATTCCTGAATGGATGGATTCCTTTGGCTGGAGGGAAACAATCTTTATTTGTTTCCTTTTTGCTGGACATTTCAAGGCGGACGAGCGCTTGGAGTGGTTGCCCGTTGACTTAACTTTGTTGACGTTCGGCCTTAGCATAATTGCTATATTTTCGAACTTATTGTTTCGGCCCCAGATTTCGCGCAGCGTCGGATGGATTGTCCTTTTATACGCATCTTTCCTGCCCTCTCTTTTGATGTCAGGCTGGAGTGAATACACCACAGAAAAGACTCTTCGCTTCTATACCCTCACACTATTAGCTTCCCTCGCCCCATTCTTCCTTATTCAGGATAGCAAGCAGCTGCGACGCTTTTTTGCGGCAAATATGCTGATTGCCACTGTGATGGCTTTACAAGCCGGTGTAAATCTAGTTCGTGGAGCTGGCCAGATTCAACGTCTGGAGGCTTTTGGCAGTAACACTATTGCCCTAGGGCGCACAGTAGGCATGTTGTTTATTTGCCTGATACTCCTCACTGTAAATAAGCGTATCCCAACGTTGCCTGGTATCGTAGCGGCTATAATTTCTGCCGTTATTTTGATGGCATCCGGTTCACGTGGCCCTATGTTGAGCGCTATTCTTGCTTTAATTTTTACTTTTACTCTTCTGGGCTTTTCAAATCGCAAGAATCACTTTTTATTATTGTTCATGGGCCTGGCTCTTGTGGTGGTTTTACAGTTTGGGGCGAGTTGGCTTCCCACTGGCTCTATTCAACGTGTAGTTAATTTTACAAGTGGACAATATGGCACTTCTGAAAATTTAAGATACGACGCGTATGCTGCATCTTGGGAATCCATTCGATTGCACCCAGCAGGTTTAGGCCTCGGTGGATTCGAGCAAGTCGATTCGGCTGTCGGGCAAGAGTTGAATTACCCGCATAACATTTTAGCCGAGGCTTTTGTAGAGGGAGGCCTTGGCGCGGGGATGATATTATGTGGGTTACTGATTTTAGGATTCTTACGTTGTTACCGAGCTTGCCGAGCATTCCCGCAGAAAACTGAATTTCGTTTACTCTTTGCATTAGCCTCTTTCGGACTCATGACGAGTATGACGAGCGGTGACTTTAACGATAATAAATATACGTTTGCGCTCTTATCCATGTTATTTGTGTCTAGCCATTTGACTTTGCAAGGTAGCACAGCGAGAGAACGTTCACAGCGAGCCAAACAAAATGGTCGAACCGTGGGCAGTAAGTAG
- a CDS encoding Gfo/Idh/MocA family oxidoreductase, whose product MLAVVGSGYWGKNLVRNFNDLGVLAAICDSSPERQKTLLEQYPNCRIFSSYQEVLEDKSILAVAIATPAETHADLIRKALLAGKDVYVEKPLCLSVATGRELIDLAQEQGRILMVGHLLWYHPAVLKLKELIDSGELGRLQYIYSNRLNLGKIRREENILWSFAPHDISVILGLLGEMPDTITAQGGNYLHQQIADVTVSLLSFPSGVKAHIFVSWLHPFKEQKLVVVGDRKMAVLDDVEKENKLVLYPHSIEWVNQAPVANKAQAEIVPLDWQEPLRAECQHFLDCVKERKRPRTDGEEALRVLTVLQRCQDALEVSSAAPGSTVDSTRPAPVSKPEKASFFVHESAFVDDGVEIDEGTSIWHVSHIIKGTRIGKGCKIGQNVVIGPNAVIGDGVKIQNNVSVYEGVTLEDGVFCGPSMVFTNVFNPRSEVPRMHELRPTLVKRGATLGANCTVVCGVTIGQYALVGAGAVITKDVPDYALVTGVPARVTGWVSRHGNKLDFEDNMATCPETGRRYQKTEPNVVTELDYAQ is encoded by the coding sequence ATGCTGGCTGTCGTTGGCTCCGGTTACTGGGGCAAGAACCTGGTCAGAAATTTTAACGACTTGGGTGTTCTTGCTGCCATCTGCGATAGCAGTCCGGAACGGCAAAAAACGCTACTCGAACAGTACCCGAACTGTCGTATTTTTTCTTCTTACCAAGAGGTTCTGGAAGATAAAAGTATCCTGGCCGTCGCTATTGCGACACCTGCCGAGACGCATGCAGACTTGATTCGAAAGGCGTTACTGGCTGGCAAGGATGTCTACGTTGAAAAGCCCCTGTGTTTGTCAGTCGCTACCGGTCGGGAATTGATCGACCTGGCTCAAGAACAGGGACGCATCTTAATGGTGGGCCATTTGTTATGGTATCATCCTGCGGTACTCAAGCTCAAAGAGCTAATCGATAGTGGCGAATTGGGAAGGCTTCAGTACATCTATTCCAACCGGTTGAATCTTGGGAAAATTCGTCGCGAAGAAAATATCCTCTGGTCGTTTGCCCCCCACGACATTTCTGTCATTCTAGGATTGCTTGGTGAAATGCCGGATACTATTACGGCACAGGGTGGCAACTATTTGCACCAGCAAATCGCAGATGTAACAGTCAGCCTGCTTTCTTTCCCCAGTGGCGTCAAGGCGCATATTTTCGTTTCTTGGCTCCATCCTTTTAAAGAACAAAAGCTCGTCGTTGTGGGCGACCGAAAGATGGCGGTGCTGGATGATGTTGAAAAAGAAAATAAGCTGGTGCTTTATCCCCACTCCATTGAATGGGTAAATCAGGCTCCGGTTGCGAATAAAGCGCAGGCCGAAATCGTGCCTCTCGACTGGCAGGAACCGCTGCGTGCAGAATGTCAGCACTTTCTCGACTGTGTGAAAGAGCGTAAAAGACCGCGCACCGATGGTGAAGAAGCGTTGCGTGTTCTTACTGTATTGCAGAGATGTCAAGATGCTCTCGAAGTATCCTCTGCCGCCCCTGGAAGTACGGTCGATTCTACACGTCCTGCGCCGGTTTCAAAACCAGAAAAGGCCTCGTTTTTTGTTCACGAATCGGCTTTTGTCGATGATGGGGTTGAAATCGATGAGGGCACCAGCATCTGGCACGTTTCGCACATTATCAAGGGAACACGCATTGGGAAAGGATGCAAGATCGGGCAGAACGTCGTAATAGGCCCAAATGCCGTCATCGGAGATGGAGTCAAAATTCAGAACAATGTTTCTGTTTATGAGGGTGTGACTCTGGAAGATGGTGTTTTCTGTGGGCCTTCGATGGTGTTTACCAATGTCTTCAACCCACGGAGCGAGGTGCCGCGGATGCACGAATTACGGCCTACATTGGTGAAGCGTGGGGCGACTTTGGGCGCCAATTGCACCGTCGTTTGTGGAGTTACAATCGGACAATATGCGCTCGTGGGCGCTGGGGCTGTTATCACGAAAGACGTCCCCGATTATGCCCTGGTCACCGGAGTCCCGGCTCGTGTCACGGGCTGGGTCAGTCGTCATGGAAATAAATTAGATTTTGAAGATAACATGGCAACGTGCCCCGAAACCGGTCGGCGCTATCAGAAAACAGAACCAAATGTTGTTACTGAACTCGATTATGCACAATAG